The following are from one region of the Anaeropeptidivorans aminofermentans genome:
- the mfd gene encoding transcription-repair coupling factor, translating to MKTNKFINGALKPLSELKGFSLVSDIKNASPVLATGVSDSQKAHLIAGVRELNENTALLITYSELRAKEIIEDLQAFLRDNREIYFYPAKDIVFYSADVRSSAITKQRFDIINSLILGNNPIIVLSIEALLDKLSPPDIFKGSIVELSTGDEISVSLLARKLVALGYERRDLVEGEGQFSIRGGIVDIFTTIYDNALRLEFFGDEIDSIRLLDSRSQRSIEKIDNIRIFPMRELVFDEDHLKNAVSSIEKEYLKFLSDYEKKGLYEEAAQLKYAVGEVLSRLKEDKNCQSADRFIQYFYENGISLLDYLPKNSHIYFDEPPRIRQHVENVFLEFGESIKNRILKGYLLPNQINMVFSYEEIIKKSADFFTVLFCSIAVTIKDFKIKEIANFNVKLSASFQNRIDLLMDDINYLKSNGYRILMLCGNKVRGEKICLEFLNNDISAKYYEDLSEIEVGLETVVLAPGSILRGFEYTDIRFAVLSDKELFSSKKKVRTFKKHKKGQKIESLSDLKIGDYVVHENHGIGIYSGIENIITDNVKRDYLKLTYADGGCLYVPANQLDFVQKYIGGESAKPKIHKLGGAEWAKTKLRAKGAVEILAKDLLELYAKRETKTGHVFNKDSVWQKEFEDNFPFEETDDQLLAIKDAKRDMESERVMDRLICGDVGYGKTEVAIRAAFKAVQDSKQVAYLVPTTILAQQHYNTFVQRMQDFPVQVEMMSRFRTPKQLKETLSNLKNGSTDIVIGTHRILSKDIQFKDLGLIIVDEEQRFGVAHKEKLKKMKENVDVMTLTATPIPRTLHMSLTGIRDMSVLDEPPEERKPVQTYVMEYNPELVKDAIHRELSRGGQVYYLYNRVRSIHDIAARIQNLVPEANVSYAHGQMSEKELEAIMLEFIDGNINVLVCTTIIETGLDISNVNTIIIHDADTMGLSQLYQLRGRVGRSSRIAYCYLMYRKDKVLQEKAEKRLQTIRDFTEFGSGFKIAMRDLEIRGAGNLLGQQQHGHMDAIGYDLYCKLLAEAVSELKGEVVEKEFETTIDINISAYIPASYIRNSEQKLEIYKKISQIKTLEDFYDIQEEIEDRYGNIPSAVQKLLDIALLKAAAQKCGVISIIQKGKNIVITFKNDAKADPDKITQAASKNRGLMFTVAPNPYITYKAGDEITSNTLDKIRKLLESFL from the coding sequence GTGAAGACGAATAAATTTATAAACGGAGCCTTAAAACCCCTTTCGGAGCTGAAAGGTTTTAGCCTTGTATCGGACATAAAAAATGCTTCCCCTGTTCTTGCCACAGGGGTAAGCGATTCTCAAAAGGCCCATCTAATTGCCGGTGTAAGAGAGCTGAATGAAAATACCGCTCTTCTAATTACCTATTCCGAGCTTCGGGCAAAGGAAATTATTGAGGATTTACAAGCATTTTTAAGAGACAATCGGGAAATCTATTTTTATCCTGCAAAAGATATTGTTTTTTATTCCGCCGACGTAAGAAGCTCTGCCATTACGAAACAGCGCTTTGATATCATAAATTCCCTTATCTTGGGGAATAACCCAATTATCGTTCTTTCTATTGAGGCTCTTTTGGATAAGCTAAGCCCGCCCGATATATTTAAGGGCTCTATAGTAGAACTCAGCACAGGAGACGAAATATCCGTTTCTCTGCTTGCCAGAAAGCTTGTGGCCCTCGGATATGAACGCAGGGATTTAGTAGAGGGAGAAGGCCAGTTCAGCATCAGAGGCGGAATCGTTGATATTTTTACTACCATATACGACAATGCCTTAAGGCTTGAATTTTTCGGTGACGAAATAGACAGCATACGGCTTTTGGACAGCAGAAGCCAGCGGTCCATAGAAAAAATTGACAATATCCGCATATTCCCTATGAGAGAGCTGGTTTTTGACGAAGATCATCTGAAAAATGCCGTTTCCTCCATAGAAAAAGAATATCTTAAATTTCTTTCGGATTATGAGAAGAAAGGCCTTTACGAAGAAGCGGCACAGCTTAAATACGCTGTAGGAGAAGTGCTCTCACGGCTGAAAGAAGATAAAAACTGCCAAAGTGCAGACCGATTTATACAGTATTTTTACGAAAATGGCATAAGCCTTCTCGACTATCTGCCGAAAAACAGCCACATTTATTTTGACGAACCCCCAAGGATACGCCAGCATGTGGAAAATGTTTTTCTGGAGTTCGGAGAAAGCATAAAGAACCGTATTTTAAAGGGATATTTACTCCCGAATCAAATAAATATGGTCTTTTCCTATGAGGAAATCATTAAAAAATCCGCGGATTTCTTTACAGTGCTTTTCTGCTCCATAGCCGTTACCATAAAGGATTTTAAAATAAAAGAAATTGCGAATTTTAATGTTAAGCTTTCCGCTTCCTTTCAAAACCGCATAGATTTGCTCATGGACGATATCAACTATCTTAAATCCAACGGCTACCGCATACTGATGCTCTGCGGAAACAAGGTCCGGGGAGAAAAAATATGCCTTGAATTTTTAAATAACGATATCAGCGCAAAATATTATGAGGACCTCAGCGAAATAGAAGTAGGCCTTGAAACGGTAGTTCTTGCACCGGGGAGCATATTAAGAGGCTTTGAATATACGGATATTCGCTTTGCCGTCCTTTCCGACAAGGAGCTTTTTTCCTCTAAAAAGAAAGTACGGACATTTAAAAAACATAAAAAAGGCCAGAAAATCGAAAGCCTTTCAGACCTTAAAATTGGAGACTATGTGGTTCATGAAAATCATGGTATCGGTATCTATAGCGGCATAGAAAATATTATTACAGACAATGTAAAAAGAGATTATCTAAAGCTTACCTATGCCGACGGCGGATGCTTATATGTCCCTGCAAACCAGCTTGACTTTGTGCAGAAATATATCGGCGGAGAATCGGCAAAGCCTAAAATCCATAAGCTTGGAGGAGCCGAATGGGCCAAAACAAAGCTTAGGGCCAAAGGCGCAGTTGAAATACTTGCGAAAGACCTTTTGGAGCTCTATGCCAAAAGAGAAACAAAAACAGGCCATGTTTTTAACAAAGATTCCGTATGGCAGAAGGAATTTGAAGATAATTTCCCCTTTGAAGAAACAGACGACCAGCTTCTAGCCATCAAGGACGCAAAAAGGGATATGGAATCCGAAAGGGTTATGGATAGGCTCATATGCGGCGACGTAGGCTACGGAAAGACGGAGGTTGCCATAAGGGCAGCATTTAAAGCCGTCCAGGATTCAAAGCAGGTGGCTTACCTTGTTCCCACGACGATTCTTGCCCAGCAGCATTACAATACCTTTGTTCAGAGAATGCAGGACTTTCCCGTTCAGGTGGAAATGATGAGCCGTTTCAGAACCCCGAAGCAGCTGAAGGAAACGCTCAGCAATCTTAAAAACGGCAGTACCGATATCGTCATCGGCACCCACAGGATACTTTCAAAGGATATTCAATTTAAGGATTTAGGCCTTATTATCGTAGATGAAGAACAGCGCTTCGGCGTCGCCCATAAAGAAAAGCTCAAAAAAATGAAGGAAAACGTAGACGTTATGACCCTCACGGCTACCCCTATTCCAAGGACACTCCACATGAGCCTTACAGGCATCAGGGATATGAGCGTTCTTGACGAGCCTCCGGAGGAAAGAAAGCCGGTACAAACCTATGTAATGGAATATAATCCTGAGCTTGTGAAAGATGCAATTCATAGGGAGCTTTCAAGAGGCGGCCAGGTTTATTATCTTTATAACAGAGTAAGAAGCATTCATGATATCGCCGCAAGGATACAAAATCTTGTTCCCGAGGCAAACGTAAGCTATGCCCACGGTCAAATGAGCGAAAAAGAGCTTGAAGCCATTATGCTTGAATTTATTGACGGAAATATCAATGTTCTCGTATGCACCACTATCATAGAAACAGGCCTTGACATTTCAAACGTAAACACCATCATTATCCACGATGCGGACACTATGGGTCTTTCCCAGCTTTATCAGCTGAGAGGCCGCGTAGGACGTTCTTCCAGAATAGCCTACTGCTATCTCATGTACAGAAAAGATAAGGTTCTTCAGGAAAAGGCCGAGAAAAGGCTTCAAACCATAAGGGATTTTACGGAATTCGGCTCAGGCTTTAAAATAGCCATGCGGGACCTTGAAATCAGAGGCGCTGGAAACCTTCTGGGCCAGCAGCAGCACGGCCATATGGACGCCATCGGCTACGACCTTTACTGTAAGCTTCTTGCGGAAGCCGTATCAGAGCTTAAAGGAGAAGTTGTTGAAAAGGAATTTGAAACCACCATAGATATTAATATATCCGCCTATATTCCTGCTTCTTATATCAGAAACAGCGAACAGAAACTTGAAATATACAAGAAAATATCCCAGATTAAAACCCTTGAGGATTTCTACGACATTCAGGAAGAAATCGAAGACCGGTACGGTAACATTCCTTCCGCCGTTCAAAAGCTTCTGGATATTGCTCTTTTAAAGGCGGCAGCTCAAAAATGCGGCGTTATATCTATCATACAAAAAGGCAAGAATATAGTAATTACCTTTAAAAATGATGCAAAGGCTGACCCGGATAAAATTACACAGGCAGCTTCAAAAAACAGAGGGCTTATGTTTACTGTTGCGCCAAACCCTTATATTACCTATAAGGCCGGAGATGAAATTACTTCCAATACATTAGATAAAATAAGAAAGCTTCTGGAAAGCTTTCTGTAG
- the pth gene encoding aminoacyl-tRNA hydrolase, with translation MIVIAGLGNPEKDYKGTRHNVGFEAVNKFAYDHNIDINRAKFRAHLGEGHFGGKKILLVKPQTYMNLSGEAVRDILHFYKLPPENLIVIFDDTDLDVGEIRIRKGGTSGGQKGMKNIIYQLETDEITRIRIGIGQKPKEMDLAAFVLSRFHGKDMDKIIEGITKATDALEIILKEGVEAAMNKYNKKKKKAEKEEPPQEKASPNNKEVFCEDE, from the coding sequence ATGATAGTTATCGCAGGCCTTGGAAATCCTGAAAAAGATTATAAAGGAACACGGCATAATGTCGGCTTTGAAGCGGTAAATAAATTTGCCTATGATCATAATATAGATATCAATAGGGCAAAGTTTCGCGCCCATTTAGGCGAAGGCCATTTCGGAGGTAAAAAAATACTTCTCGTAAAGCCCCAGACTTACATGAATTTAAGCGGAGAAGCCGTAAGAGATATACTTCATTTCTATAAGCTTCCTCCCGAAAATCTCATTGTCATATTTGACGATACAGACCTTGACGTCGGTGAAATACGCATTCGAAAAGGCGGGACCTCCGGCGGTCAAAAGGGCATGAAAAATATTATTTACCAGCTTGAAACCGACGAAATTACAAGAATACGCATTGGTATCGGCCAAAAACCTAAGGAAATGGACCTTGCCGCTTTTGTTTTATCCCGTTTCCACGGAAAAGATATGGATAAAATAATAGAAGGCATCACAAAGGCAACCGACGCATTGGAAATTATTTTAAAAGAAGGCGTAGAGGCCGCCATGAATAAATATAATAAGAAAAAGAAAAAAGCTGAAAAAGAGGAGCCGCCACAGGAAAAAGCTTCCCCAAATAATAAGGAGGTCTTCTGTGAAGACGAATAA
- the tnpA gene encoding IS200/IS605 family transposase, producing the protein MANQHNSLSHTKWMCKYHIVFTPKYRRKIIFNQYRESIGKILRELCGYKGVELIEGHLMPDHVHMLVSIPPKISISSFMGYLKGKSALMIFDRHANLKYKFGNRHFWSVGYYVSTVGLNEATIQKYIREQEQHDIALDKLSVKEYEDPFRG; encoded by the coding sequence ATGGCAAACCAACATAATAGTTTGTCCCACACAAAGTGGATGTGCAAATATCACATTGTGTTCACTCCAAAGTATAGACGTAAAATCATCTTCAATCAATATCGAGAGTCGATTGGGAAAATTCTTCGAGAGTTATGCGGCTACAAAGGCGTAGAACTGATCGAAGGTCACCTGATGCCAGATCATGTGCATATGTTAGTGAGCATTCCACCAAAGATCAGCATTTCAAGTTTTATGGGATATCTAAAAGGGAAAAGTGCCCTGATGATTTTCGATCGACATGCAAATTTGAAGTACAAGTTTGGGAATCGGCATTTTTGGTCAGTTGGCTATTATGTCAGTACGGTAGGACTGAACGAAGCTACCATCCAGAAATACATCAGAGAACAAGAGCAACATGACATTGCTCTAGATAAGCTGAGTGTCAAAGAATATGAAGACCCCTTTAGGGGTTAG
- a CDS encoding ribose-phosphate diphosphokinase, with translation MNLGNGGNIKIFSGNAHVELAKSIASLLNVELGKSEVGRFSDGEISLKINESVRNADVYIIQPISMPVNENLMELLIMIDAMKRASAGTIAAVIPYYGYARQDRKSRARDPISAKLVANLITSAGCDRVITMDLHCAQIQGFFDIPLDHLVGMPKFRKYYMDKFKDMSDVVVVSPDLGSVARARSLADKLNVPIAIIDKRRAKPNESEVMNIIGDVSGRKVLLLDDMIDTAGSITNAAVALKNKGATEIFACCTHGVLSGPALERLEKSPISELVMLDTIAESCHGSIDKIKYLTVADVFAEAICRIHDGKAVSVMFD, from the coding sequence ATGAACTTAGGCAATGGCGGAAATATTAAGATCTTTAGCGGCAACGCTCATGTTGAACTTGCAAAAAGCATAGCCTCTTTACTTAATGTTGAGCTTGGTAAATCAGAAGTAGGCAGATTCAGCGACGGTGAAATTTCTCTTAAAATTAATGAGTCCGTCAGAAATGCAGACGTTTACATTATTCAGCCTATATCAATGCCTGTAAATGAGAACTTAATGGAGCTTTTAATCATGATTGACGCTATGAAAAGAGCTTCCGCCGGAACAATAGCTGCCGTTATCCCTTATTACGGCTATGCGAGGCAAGATAGGAAAAGCAGAGCCAGAGACCCAATCAGCGCAAAGCTTGTAGCAAACCTTATCACTTCTGCCGGCTGCGACAGGGTTATAACCATGGACCTTCACTGCGCTCAGATTCAGGGATTCTTTGACATACCCCTTGACCATTTAGTAGGTATGCCTAAATTCAGAAAATATTACATGGATAAGTTTAAGGATATGAGCGATGTGGTTGTCGTATCTCCCGACCTTGGAAGCGTTGCCAGAGCAAGAAGCCTTGCAGACAAATTAAACGTACCCATTGCCATCATCGATAAAAGGCGCGCAAAGCCCAATGAAAGCGAAGTTATGAACATCATCGGAGACGTATCGGGAAGGAAAGTCCTTCTTCTTGACGATATGATAGATACTGCCGGTTCCATAACAAACGCCGCGGTAGCTTTAAAGAATAAAGGTGCTACGGAAATATTTGCCTGCTGTACCCATGGCGTGCTTTCCGGCCCCGCTCTTGAAAGACTTGAAAAATCTCCTATTTCCGAACTTGTTATGCTTGATACCATAGCCGAAAGCTGCCACGGCTCTATTGATAAGATTAAATATCTTACGGTAGCAGACGTATTTGCAGAGGCTATATGCCGTATCCATGACGGCAAGGCCGTTTCTGTTATGTTTGATTAA
- the glmU gene encoding bifunctional UDP-N-acetylglucosamine diphosphorylase/glucosamine-1-phosphate N-acetyltransferase GlmU produces MLKAVLLAAGEGTRMKSKTHKVLHKIFDKTILGYEIDVLKSLNVSEIIAVVGSCSEQIQDTFPDLIYAMQNERLGTGHAAMMAADHLDDEGDVIVLYGDIPLITAECIKAIYDYHKEGGYHVTMTSAIVENPYGYGRVIRENGTFKKIVEQKDASPEEAIVKEINTGVYCYKAKELKYALSKLDNNNAQKEYYLTDTLEILLKAKYSAGVFVADSAEDFYGINTRVQLFEATKIMQKRINEKHMLNGVTIIDRDNTYIGPDVTIGEDTIIYPGVLIEGNTAIGKDCEIGVNSRIKDAVIGNECTIQSSIILNSQIGNHVSIGPFSHIRPDCVLGDNVKIGDFVEIKKSTIGDGTKAAHLTYIGDAEVGKNINFGCGTVVVNYDGKHKYKTIIKDNVFIGCNSNLLSPVTVNEGAYIAAGSTITDDVPNNALAIARARQVLKLDWKLKEK; encoded by the coding sequence ATGTTAAAAGCTGTTTTACTTGCCGCAGGCGAAGGAACACGAATGAAAAGCAAAACCCATAAGGTTTTACATAAAATATTCGATAAGACGATTCTCGGCTATGAAATAGACGTATTAAAAAGCTTAAATGTTTCTGAAATTATAGCTGTTGTGGGGAGCTGTTCAGAGCAGATTCAGGACACCTTTCCTGATCTTATCTACGCCATGCAAAACGAAAGACTTGGAACGGGACACGCCGCAATGATGGCCGCAGACCACCTTGACGACGAGGGTGACGTTATCGTTTTATACGGGGACATTCCGCTTATTACTGCTGAATGCATTAAAGCCATCTATGACTACCATAAGGAAGGCGGATATCATGTAACAATGACTTCTGCCATAGTTGAAAACCCTTACGGTTACGGCAGGGTTATAAGAGAAAACGGTACTTTTAAGAAAATAGTTGAGCAAAAGGACGCAAGCCCTGAAGAAGCCATTGTAAAAGAAATAAACACAGGCGTGTACTGCTATAAAGCAAAGGAGCTTAAATATGCCCTTTCAAAGCTTGATAACAATAACGCCCAAAAGGAATACTATCTTACGGATACCCTTGAAATTCTTTTGAAGGCAAAGTACAGTGCAGGTGTCTTTGTTGCAGATTCCGCTGAGGATTTCTACGGCATCAATACAAGAGTTCAGCTTTTTGAAGCCACAAAAATCATGCAGAAAAGAATCAATGAAAAACACATGCTTAACGGCGTTACCATAATAGATAGAGATAATACCTACATAGGCCCTGACGTTACAATAGGAGAAGATACAATTATATACCCGGGCGTACTGATAGAGGGCAATACTGCCATAGGAAAAGATTGTGAAATCGGCGTAAACTCACGTATTAAAGACGCTGTTATTGGAAATGAATGTACTATTCAGTCGAGCATTATCCTGAACTCACAAATAGGAAACCACGTTAGCATCGGCCCATTTTCCCATATAAGGCCTGACTGCGTACTGGGAGATAATGTTAAAATAGGTGATTTTGTAGAGATTAAAAAATCCACCATAGGCGACGGGACGAAAGCCGCCCATCTTACTTACATAGGGGATGCCGAAGTAGGCAAGAACATTAATTTCGGCTGCGGAACCGTAGTAGTTAATTACGACGGCAAACATAAATATAAAACCATCATTAAAGACAACGTCTTCATAGGCTGCAACAGCAATTTGCTTTCCCCTGTTACAGTAAACGAAGGCGCTTATATTGCCGCAGGCTCCACCATAACAGACGATGTACCAAATAATGCCCTTGCCATCGCAAGAGCAAGACAGGTGCTTAAACTCGACTGGAAGCTTAAGGAAAAGTAA
- a CDS encoding YkvI family membrane protein has translation MKDQIKAGVKIAAVFASIVLGAGFASGKEIISFFVNYGMAGYMGLLLSGIIFAAAGTAVMCTCLREKMKDYNRYMENVAGNKIGGFMEAVLGLFMFAIFAAMTSAFGASFVESFNLPFTAGIIVSGVLCLLCFLYGMEGIIKLNAFLSPLMIIGCIFIGLFTFFFKAEGAGTISTSPGEGGPWYASAIIYASYNIVTAVTILSSLKENIKSKTSAVIAGVFGGFLIALIGLCLALTLDVHKELISFYEIPLLALAKTYGKTIEILFLIVFMTVIFTCAATNGYAVIRWFSTRFHLKVMPVSIGITVLACICAYGGFSNFINVVYPVFGIVGFLEIILIMRYFIKGKKTVVQKRKR, from the coding sequence ATGAAGGACCAAATAAAGGCAGGAGTAAAAATTGCCGCGGTTTTTGCCTCTATTGTTCTGGGCGCCGGCTTTGCATCGGGGAAGGAAATTATAAGCTTTTTTGTTAACTACGGAATGGCGGGATATATGGGGCTTTTGCTTTCAGGAATCATATTTGCTGCGGCAGGTACTGCCGTAATGTGTACCTGTTTAAGAGAAAAAATGAAGGATTATAACAGGTATATGGAAAATGTTGCCGGAAATAAAATAGGCGGTTTTATGGAGGCGGTGCTGGGACTTTTTATGTTTGCTATATTTGCCGCCATGACCTCTGCCTTTGGGGCTTCCTTTGTAGAATCTTTTAATCTGCCTTTTACAGCAGGCATTATAGTTTCGGGGGTATTATGCCTTTTATGCTTTTTATACGGTATGGAAGGCATTATTAAGCTCAATGCTTTTTTATCCCCCCTTATGATCATAGGCTGTATATTCATAGGGCTTTTTACCTTTTTCTTTAAAGCCGAAGGCGCCGGAACCATCAGCACAAGCCCGGGAGAAGGGGGCCCATGGTATGCTTCTGCTATTATATATGCAAGCTATAATATTGTTACGGCAGTTACCATATTAAGCTCTCTTAAAGAAAATATAAAATCAAAAACCAGTGCCGTTATAGCAGGGGTTTTCGGAGGTTTTCTCATAGCTTTAATAGGCCTTTGCCTGGCCCTCACCTTAGATGTTCATAAGGAACTGATAAGCTTTTATGAAATTCCCCTTTTGGCTCTTGCCAAAACTTACGGAAAGACCATCGAAATACTTTTTCTCATCGTATTTATGACAGTTATATTTACATGTGCCGCGACAAACGGATATGCCGTAATCAGATGGTTTTCTACAAGGTTTCATTTAAAGGTCATGCCTGTAAGCATAGGGATTACCGTTCTTGCGTGTATATGCGCTTATGGAGGGTTCTCTAATTTTATAAATGTGGTTTATCCGGTTTTTGGAATCGTAGGTTTTTTAGAAATAATTTTAATTATGCGATATTTTATTAAGGGCAAGAAGACGGTTGTGCAAAAAAGAAAAAGATAG
- a CDS encoding DUF5711 family protein — MNGSKKGHEMRVKSMMVALGLIVLAVFLYFKWGMNDLGAGKNLSYMGFIPLGEGFQYDYGKTPDIYYSNKGIFLSTQDGVKRLDTEGALKWDYPLSFNSPRMQGEGGYVIISESKGLDAYVFSEEGFLYKIGLENPLLSCGINKKGHAFVITSTDTGSYTVNTYNEKGALVSQDLKEDEGIYPISADISDDGRILAVSALSTRGINISSVISFYYINSAEAASFTDGLFATASDFDNEIVSKINFTDGNKLMYLSDQSIGAIETGTDNYLKELWRAELKNEIERSSFVNGSIYAISMGKVLNNKDGYKEGTLLYYDILSGEIKLQLETGSSINYMSGGNGSLIISGGASGKDFTALNAKGDKLWEYRGTADSMKIIILDKTDKIACTTPLKFEIMQRGRVSSSNPSDNKEEALTEEEMNFLPIEGIDENSPSETPETPSEAPAETESAEPSGENAAVPENSPEAP, encoded by the coding sequence ATGAACGGATCGAAAAAAGGGCATGAAATGAGGGTTAAATCAATGATGGTTGCCCTTGGCCTTATTGTGCTTGCCGTATTTTTATATTTTAAATGGGGAATGAACGATTTAGGCGCCGGAAAAAACCTTTCCTATATGGGCTTTATTCCATTGGGGGAGGGCTTTCAATACGATTACGGAAAAACCCCGGATATATATTATTCCAATAAAGGCATTTTTTTAAGCACTCAAGACGGAGTAAAGCGCCTTGATACGGAAGGCGCTTTAAAGTGGGACTATCCTTTAAGCTTTAATTCACCGAGAATGCAGGGGGAAGGAGGCTATGTAATAATTTCTGAAAGCAAGGGCCTTGACGCCTATGTGTTTTCGGAAGAAGGGTTTCTTTATAAAATAGGTCTTGAAAATCCTTTATTAAGCTGCGGCATCAATAAAAAGGGACATGCCTTCGTCATAACCTCAACCGACACCGGAAGCTATACAGTAAATACATATAATGAAAAAGGCGCTCTTGTTTCTCAGGATTTAAAAGAAGACGAAGGGATATACCCTATCTCTGCGGACATATCCGATGACGGAAGAATATTAGCCGTAAGCGCATTAAGCACAAGAGGAATCAATATAAGCTCCGTAATATCCTTTTACTACATAAATTCTGCGGAAGCTGCAAGCTTTACCGACGGCCTTTTTGCCACAGCATCGGATTTCGATAATGAAATCGTATCAAAAATTAATTTCACCGACGGAAATAAGCTTATGTATTTAAGCGATCAATCTATAGGCGCTATAGAAACAGGAACAGATAATTACCTTAAAGAGCTATGGCGGGCAGAGCTTAAAAATGAAATAGAACGGTCTTCCTTTGTAAACGGCAGTATTTATGCCATCTCCATGGGAAAGGTCCTTAACAATAAAGACGGATACAAAGAAGGCACATTATTATACTACGATATTTTATCGGGAGAAATAAAGCTTCAATTGGAAACCGGCAGCAGTATTAACTATATGAGCGGCGGAAACGGCTCTCTTATAATATCCGGCGGGGCATCGGGAAAGGATTTCACTGCATTGAATGCCAAGGGGGATAAGCTTTGGGAGTACCGGGGAACTGCCGACAGCATGAAAATAATTATCCTTGATAAAACAGACAAAATAGCATGTACCACCCCTTTGAAGTTTGAGATAATGCAAAGAGGAAGGGTTTCTTCTTCCAATCCTTCTGATAACAAAGAAGAAGCATTGACAGAAGAAGAAATGAACTTCCTCCCCATAGAAGGCATAGATGAAAACAGCCCTTCGGAAACACCTGAAACGCCTTCGGAAGCGCCTGCTGAAACAGAAAGCGCTGAACCTTCCGGGGAAAACGCCGCTGTTCCTGAAAATAGCCCTGAAGCACCCTAG
- a CDS encoding CvpA family protein, translating to MIIDSIIQMKSINFLDIIVIIIMAYCLISGYMKGLVRTIFDLFSYIIALAAANKAYPYVSKLLRYENGPYDRVKISIIETLNLSEVIEKNISQGSEKIINTLPFPDFINNKLIEMNNPEIYKLLGVSTLEDYIGGYFANIFINILAGIIVFIVVTVAMKVIIFTMDILCKLPVINKFNKTGGLIAGLFTGALYIWIGLIIYTLFFINPQSGSIDLLKNSIIAIHFYENNLLFKFLLKILTG from the coding sequence ATGATTATAGATAGTATTATCCAAATGAAAAGTATTAATTTTCTTGATATCATAGTGATTATCATCATGGCTTACTGCCTTATTTCAGGCTATATGAAGGGCCTTGTGAGAACGATTTTCGACCTTTTCTCCTATATCATAGCCCTTGCCGCCGCAAATAAGGCCTATCCTTATGTAAGTAAGCTCCTGCGCTATGAAAACGGGCCTTACGACAGAGTAAAAATAAGCATCATAGAGACTTTAAACCTCAGTGAAGTCATAGAAAAAAACATATCCCAAGGCTCGGAAAAAATAATAAACACCCTTCCTTTCCCGGATTTTATAAACAATAAGCTCATAGAAATGAATAATCCGGAAATATATAAGCTTCTGGGGGTTTCTACCCTTGAGGACTATATAGGGGGATATTTTGCTAATATATTCATTAATATCCTTGCGGGAATCATTGTATTTATTGTTGTTACTGTAGCGATGAAAGTCATCATATTTACAATGGATATTTTATGCAAGCTTCCCGTAATTAATAAATTCAATAAAACAGGGGGGCTTATTGCAGGCCTTTTCACAGGGGCGCTGTATATATGGATAGGGCTTATTATATATACCTTGTTTTTTATAAATCCCCAAAGCGGAAGCATCGATTTGCTTAAAAATTCTATAATCGCTATACATTTTTACGAAAACAACCTTCTTTTTAAATTTCTTCTAAAAATATTGACAGGCTGA